The proteins below come from a single Stomoxys calcitrans chromosome 1, idStoCalc2.1, whole genome shotgun sequence genomic window:
- the LOC106094806 gene encoding synaptotagmin-C isoform X1, giving the protein MSGLGPAACWLAHKRIESWSRMAKERVGAVRKVTLDRNSEDSPSTSQQSNSTTNNASSNSATTGSTAQTPPLSQPMTPPPSASSITSNTSGICSVTDSYELHTDSEQEVNFTKESQHIHPQANLGSSQNVNADILRGPSEALHSPMHLHHQSRSFPPRLQRTPSISSQSSVDSAPSRQSCHRGSSPQIRTFGPDGRSSLPTEPIFPYYLSRTPSPMRTISLDARAASQIAAEVSDLRTPSPSQNSLNSLSSIPNTTLTSPHSAKHGSRCISPLLIPPRIQPNVDPNLGPASPLGAIQPDLYKGPDGPINLNAPENSPALGRLHLRVKYDYHLFDLTVHLIEAHNLCPIEEGGFRDPYVRLLLEPEVDKRKRQTLIHRGESSPYFDQHFKFPVSRDQLQGKELILQVLDYDRYSHNDIIGEVRISIDNLDLSKSVEIWGDLLRTKKPPEDRPELLCSLNYLPQAERLTVVIMKAKNLDTIQETYVKLYLILNGKRVKKRKTSISKSEDPTHPTWNEPFTFNLQSSYLHNAAIEIYVVSAGGESQDIGSIGLGPQESGTGCQHWHDMINNARKPTAMWHYIR; this is encoded by the exons ATGAGTGGTCTAGGTCCAGCTGCATGCTGGCTCGCCCACAAACGCATCGAATCATGGTCACGCATGGCCAAGGAACGTGTCGGTGCGGTACGCAAGGTAACCTTAGATCGCAACTCCGAGGATTCGCCATCGACATCACAGCAAAGTAACAGTACAACAAATAATGCCAGCAGTAACAGTGCAACGACGGGATCAACGGCCCAAACGCCACCATTGTCACAGCCAATGACACCGCCACCATCGGCATCGTCAATAACGTCGAACACTAGTGGCATATGTAGTGTAACGGATAGCTATGAATTGCATACGGATTCGGAACAG GAGGTGAATTTTACAAAAGAGTCACAGCACATTCATCCACAAGCAAATCTTGGTTCTTCACAAAATGTTAACGCTGATATTTTACGTGGCCCATCTGAAGCTTTACACAGTCCTATGCATTTACATCATCAATCACGTTCCTTTCCGCCAAGACTACAAAGGACCCCTTCAATATCAAGCCAATCAAGTGTTGACAGTGCACCATCTAGGCAATCG TGTCATCGCGGTTCTTCTCCACAAATACGcacatttggcccagatggacGCAGTTCATTGCCCACCGAACCAATATTTCCCTACTAT CTCTCCCGTACCCCCAGTCCTATGCGTACCATATCACTGGATGCCCGTGCAGCCAGCCAGATAGCGGCTGAGGTTAGTGATTTGCGTACTCCCAGTCCATCGCAGAATAGCTTAAACTCACTGTCCAGCATACCTAATACCACACTGACTTCTCCACACAGTGCAAAACATGGTAGTCGATGTATTTCACCTCTACTCATACCACCTAGGATACAACCAAATGTAGATCCTAATTTGGGACCAGCTTCGCCCTTGGGTGCCATACAACCGGATTTGTATAAAGGACCTGATGGTCCAATAAATCTCAATGCTCCAGAAAACAGTCCAGCCTTGGGAAGGCTacatttgagagttaaatatgattatcatttatttgatctAACTGTACATTTGATTGAAG CTCACAATTTGTGCCCTATTGAAGAAGGTGGTTTCCGCGATCCCTATGTACGTCTCTTACTTGAGCCGGAAGTGGATAAACGCAAACGTCAAACGCTTATACATCGTGGTGAATCCAGTCCATACTTTGATCAACATTTCAAATTTCCTGTTTCTAGAGATCAACTGCAAGGCAAAGAGTTGATTCTGCAGGTTTTAGACTATGATCGCTATTCTCACAATGATATAATAGGAGAAGTTAGAATTTCCATAGACAATTTGGACTTGTCAAAATCAGTGGAG ATCTGGGGCGATCTGCTGCGCACGAAAAAACCTCCTGAGGATCGTCCTGAATTATTATGTTCCTTGAATTATCTACCACAAGCTGAACGTTTAACAGTGGTCATAATGAAAGccaaaaatttggataccatccAGGAAACCTATGTGAAG TTATATCTAATACTGAATGGCAAACGTGTCAAAAAGCGCAAGACTAGCATTAGCAAATCAGAAGATCCCACACATCCCACCTGGAATGAACCGTTCACCTTCAATCTACAATCGTCATATTTGCACAATGCCGCCATTGAG ATCTATGTTGTTTCCGCCGGTGGTGAGTCCCAAGATATTGGCAGCATTGGTTTGGGTCCccaagaaagtggcacaggatgTCAACATTGGCATGATATGATCAATAACGCACGTAAACCTACAGCCATGTGGCATTATATACGTTAA
- the LOC106094806 gene encoding synaptotagmin-5 isoform X3, producing MWLNGTFLGNELNWHEVNFTKESQHIHPQANLGSSQNVNADILRGPSEALHSPMHLHHQSRSFPPRLQRTPSISSQSSVDSAPSRQSCHRGSSPQIRTFGPDGRSSLPTEPIFPYYLSRTPSPMRTISLDARAASQIAAEVSDLRTPSPSQNSLNSLSSIPNTTLTSPHSAKHGSRCISPLLIPPRIQPNVDPNLGPASPLGAIQPDLYKGPDGPINLNAPENSPALGRLHLRVKYDYHLFDLTVHLIEAHNLCPIEEGGFRDPYVRLLLEPEVDKRKRQTLIHRGESSPYFDQHFKFPVSRDQLQGKELILQVLDYDRYSHNDIIGEVRISIDNLDLSKSVEIWGDLLRTKKPPEDRPELLCSLNYLPQAERLTVVIMKAKNLDTIQETYVKLYLILNGKRVKKRKTSISKSEDPTHPTWNEPFTFNLQSSYLHNAAIEIYVVSAGGESQDIGSIGLGPQESGTGCQHWHDMINNARKPTAMWHYIR from the exons GAGGTGAATTTTACAAAAGAGTCACAGCACATTCATCCACAAGCAAATCTTGGTTCTTCACAAAATGTTAACGCTGATATTTTACGTGGCCCATCTGAAGCTTTACACAGTCCTATGCATTTACATCATCAATCACGTTCCTTTCCGCCAAGACTACAAAGGACCCCTTCAATATCAAGCCAATCAAGTGTTGACAGTGCACCATCTAGGCAATCG TGTCATCGCGGTTCTTCTCCACAAATACGcacatttggcccagatggacGCAGTTCATTGCCCACCGAACCAATATTTCCCTACTAT CTCTCCCGTACCCCCAGTCCTATGCGTACCATATCACTGGATGCCCGTGCAGCCAGCCAGATAGCGGCTGAGGTTAGTGATTTGCGTACTCCCAGTCCATCGCAGAATAGCTTAAACTCACTGTCCAGCATACCTAATACCACACTGACTTCTCCACACAGTGCAAAACATGGTAGTCGATGTATTTCACCTCTACTCATACCACCTAGGATACAACCAAATGTAGATCCTAATTTGGGACCAGCTTCGCCCTTGGGTGCCATACAACCGGATTTGTATAAAGGACCTGATGGTCCAATAAATCTCAATGCTCCAGAAAACAGTCCAGCCTTGGGAAGGCTacatttgagagttaaatatgattatcatttatttgatctAACTGTACATTTGATTGAAG CTCACAATTTGTGCCCTATTGAAGAAGGTGGTTTCCGCGATCCCTATGTACGTCTCTTACTTGAGCCGGAAGTGGATAAACGCAAACGTCAAACGCTTATACATCGTGGTGAATCCAGTCCATACTTTGATCAACATTTCAAATTTCCTGTTTCTAGAGATCAACTGCAAGGCAAAGAGTTGATTCTGCAGGTTTTAGACTATGATCGCTATTCTCACAATGATATAATAGGAGAAGTTAGAATTTCCATAGACAATTTGGACTTGTCAAAATCAGTGGAG ATCTGGGGCGATCTGCTGCGCACGAAAAAACCTCCTGAGGATCGTCCTGAATTATTATGTTCCTTGAATTATCTACCACAAGCTGAACGTTTAACAGTGGTCATAATGAAAGccaaaaatttggataccatccAGGAAACCTATGTGAAG TTATATCTAATACTGAATGGCAAACGTGTCAAAAAGCGCAAGACTAGCATTAGCAAATCAGAAGATCCCACACATCCCACCTGGAATGAACCGTTCACCTTCAATCTACAATCGTCATATTTGCACAATGCCGCCATTGAG ATCTATGTTGTTTCCGCCGGTGGTGAGTCCCAAGATATTGGCAGCATTGGTTTGGGTCCccaagaaagtggcacaggatgTCAACATTGGCATGATATGATCAATAACGCACGTAAACCTACAGCCATGTGGCATTATATACGTTAA